In Oncorhynchus keta strain PuntledgeMale-10-30-2019 chromosome 36, Oket_V2, whole genome shotgun sequence, the DNA window GTATCAGCCATAATACCAGCCATGataacctcactactgtcatGCAAAGGCAGAATGAAATTGCTGACCTCCTTGTACTACAGCACAAACAGGCCACACTCCCTGTTCGGGAGATACCTATGTTTGACGGTGATCCTCTAAACTTTAGGCCATTTATGCGTGCATTTGAGCATGGAATAGAAGATAAGACAAGCAGCCACCAGGATAGGCTCTATTACCTGGAACAGTACACCTCTGGTCAGCCCAAGGATCTAGTCCGTAGTTGTCTGCATATGGAAGCCAGAAGAGGCTATGCAGAGGCTAAGAGGTTGTTAAAGGAACACTTTGGCAATGAAATCAAAGTCACCACTGCTTACATGGAAAAAGCTTGGAACTGGATAAACATCAAACCGGATGATGGAAAGGGACTGGGTGGCTATGCACTCTATCTTAGAGGATGCTGTAACGCTATGCAAGACCTACAGAACATGGAAGAGCTTAATCTTCCCTCCAACATAAAGTTGATCATGTCAAAACTTCCCTACAAACTAAGGGAAAAATGGAGGTCTACGGCATGTGATATTTTAGAGAGAAGCCACCTGAGGGCCCAGTTCAGTGACCTTGTGACGTTCATGGAAAAACAGGCAAAAATACTGCAGGATCCGTTGTACGGAGATATCCAAGATCCCCTGACCAACAAAAGGTTTTTTAAAGCCAAAACAGAAGCTGACTTTAAACAGCAGTTCAAGTCCAAGAGTAGGGGAAGCAGCTTTGCCACTGCAGTAGATGTACTGGCAGATTGTGACTCGGAAAAACATCTAAAAGAACAAACATTCAAAGTCAAGAAACCAGGTGCCTACCCTTCTGATGCACCCAGTATCTCATGTGTATTTTGCGCTGGTGAGCATTTCCTGGTCGACTGCCAACAGATGAAGGCACAGCCACACGAAGCCAAGGTTGAGTTTCTGAGATCAAAAGGCCTTTGTTTTGGCTGTTTGATGAGAGGACACTTAAGCAAAGAATGTAAAAGAAGGATGACCTGTCAGAAATGTCAAGAAAGCACCCCACTATCCTGCAcattgaaggaagagagagatttaGATCTCTGAAGGCAGATACGAGGGTGTAGCAGTAAAGCGGGAGGAGACTGTCAGCAGTGCTCTTGTTTCACTGGAAGCTGGTGAAGATACGGGGCCGGTACAGATTGTGCACTTGCGATTGTGCCAGTTCAAGTAAAGATggcaaatggaagcaagtctacgTTAACCTATGCATTTCTCGATTCTGGTAGCTCAGCAACATTTTGTACGGAGAGACTCATGAGGCAGTTGCAAGCTAAAGGCAGTGAGACTGAAATTCTGCTACGCACAATGGGGCAGGAGAGTCCTACCAAGAGCTTTGAGATATCTGGATTAGAGATTGGCAATGTGGAAGGTGACACATTTCTTGCATTACCAAAGGTCTACACCCAAAATAAGATCCCAGTGACAAGAGAGAACATTCCCACTCAGAAAGATCTCAAAAGGTGGCCATACCTGAAAGAAGTTCAGTTGAAGGAAATTGACGCCGACATCGAACTCCTGATTGGCGTAAATGCTCCAAAGGCAATGGAACCCTGGAAAATCATAAATAGTCAAGGCAACGGACCGTATGCAGTGAAAACCCTCTTTGGATGGGTGATGAACGGTCCTCTTAACAATTGTACCATGGCAGAAGAATCTGGGCACACTACGGTGATGGCCAATCGTATCTCAATTGCCGACCTGGGGGTTCTTCTTGTAAATCAGTACAACCATGACTTCCCTGAGAGAGGGTATGAAGAGAAAAGTGAGATGTCAGCTGAGGACCATAGGTTTATGGAGATCGTATCAAGTTCCATAACCCTCAAAGACCATCACTACTACTTACCGTTGCCCTTTCGCAAAAAGGATGTTGTCCTGCCAAACAATCGTGACATGGCAAAGCAGCGGGCTCTAAATATTATCAGGAAGTTCAAGAAGGACAAAGGTTACGCCGAGAAGGTACCACAAGAACAGCTCCTCGGAGAGAAAGGCAAGGTATGGTACATACCACACCATGGCGTTCACCATAAGCGCAAAGGAACGATACGAGTAGTGTTTGACTGTTCATCATCCTATAAAGGTACATCTCTTAAcagtgaactccttcaaggcccTGACCTGGCAAACACGCTTATAGGAGTCTTGCTAAGATTTAGGCAAGAGCACATTGCCATGATGGCAGACATCGAAGGAATGTTCCATCAAGTACGTGTCCATGAAGATTACTTAGACTTCCTGCGATTCCTATGGTGGCCGGATGGTGATACTAACAAAAGATTGGAGGAGTACAGAATGACTGTACATCTTTTCGGTGCTATATCCTCTCCAAGTTGTGCAAACTTTGCACTGCGAAAGACTGCAGAAGACAACTGTGAGAGGTACGATGAAGCGGTAATTCAAACAGTCAAGTCCAACTTCTATGTTGATGACTGCCTCAAGTCAGTGGCCACAGAAGAACAAGCCATAGCTCTCACGAAAAACCTCAGGGATGTGTGCTCTCAGGGTGGGTTCAAATTGACCAAGTGGGTCAGCAACAGCCGCACTGTGCTGGCTTCTATCCCGATGAACACAAAGCCAAGCAGATAAAAGAACTGGACCTGGACAGAGAAAAGCTGCCTGTTGAAAGAGCACTTGGAATCCGATGGAACATTGAAAGTGATGCATTTACCTTCCGAGTCACTGTCAAGAACAGACCCCTTACAAGAAGAGGTATTCTCTCAACTGTCAGCTCTATTTATGATCCATTAGGTTTCCTCGCCCCATTTGTATTAAAGGCAAAGCAAATCCTTCAAGTGCTCTGCAAGCTAAAGTGTGGATGGGACGAAGTCATCCCTGAAGAACACTCTATTTCATGGCAGAGATGGCTCTCAGAGCTGGACCAGCTCTCCAGATTCcagatagacaggtgtatgaTGCCTGAGAACTTTGGTCAAGTCAAGACGGCACAGCTGCATCACTTCGGTGATGCAAGTGAACAAGGTTATGGCACGGCAAGTTACCTTAGGTTCACAAACGGTATGGAAAAGGTTCACATTGCATTCATACTGGGGAAATCAAGGGTGACTCCACTCAAGCAGATGACAATCCCCAGACTGGAACTTGCTGCAGCAACATTGGCAGTGCGAGTGGACAGGATGTTAAAGTTGGAGCTCCAGATTGAACTTGAGGAGTCAACTTTTGGACGGACAGCCAGTCTGTGCTAAAATACATCCGCAATGATACCAAGAGATTCCATACCTTTGTGGCTAATAGGGTTGCTAGGATCCGTGACCTATCGAAAGCAAAACAGTGGAGGTATTTGAActcaaaacacaacccagccgaTGATGCCTCAAGAGGATTATACGTTGAAATGTTCCTGAACTCAAAGAGATGGCATAAAGGACCAGAATTCCTGGAGAAACCAGAAACTCAATGGCCGAAAGTCCCGAGGAGCTTGGCTCCATCCCTCCGGATGATCCAGAGGTGAGAAAAGAGCGTAATCGTAAACCATACAAGTGTGGAAGAAAAGAGTCCAACCAGCAAACTGATTGAGTACTATTCAACATGGAACAGCTTGAAGAAAGCAGTTGCCTGGATGCTGAAACTGAAGAAACGTCTTCTACAGTTAAGCCAGAAAAGGAAAATTCTCTCTCAAACTGGTCCAGATCAGAGTCTGACAAACTCACTGAAGGaacaaattgacaagttgaaactgACGTTTGGAAAAGAAAGTCTGTCTGTGGATGACCTAGATGAAGCAGAAAAGGTCATCATTCGATTTGAACAACGGCAGCACTTTAAACAAGAAATTGCACTAGTTGTGAAAGGAAAACAATGTGCCAAGAGAAGTGGCTCAATCTGTAAGCTTGATCCAATTGTTGACAATGGCATTCTGAGAGTAGGAGGAAGGTTAAGCAAAGCTGCTATGCCTACGGAACTAAAGAATCCTATGATCCTGCCCAAAGACTCCTACATCTCTAGACTGATCTTACTCCACATCCATGAGCAGGTTGGCCACTCTGGGAGAGGTCACATGCTTTCTAGACTTCGCCAGCGATATTGGATACCCTGTGCCAACTCTTTAGCAAGGAAGATCCTTAAGAGCTGTGTCTTTTGCAGGCGGATGCAAGCTAGAGCTGGAGAACAGAAGATGGCCGACCTTCCACAAGATCGGGTGTCACCTGATTTGCCGCCTTTCACCCATGTGGGCATAGATTACTTCGGCCCCATAGAGGTGAAGCGAGGCCGCGTTCATGTGAAGCGTTATGGTGTGATCTTTACTTGCCTTGTGAGTCGAGCTGTCCATCTAGAAGTTGCTAGTTATCTGGATACTGATTCCTGCATCAATGCCCTGCGCAGGTTCATCTGTCGAAGGGGCCCAGTAACAAGTATCAGAACAGACAATGGCACCAACTTtgttggaacacacagagagctaGGAGAAGCTATGAAAGAGCTGGATCACAACAAGATTCAAAAAGAATTACTGAAGAAAGGAGTGACATGGTCATTCAACCCTccctctggagcccaccatgggggggtatgggagaggttgatccgactGGTGAAAAAGATTCTCTATTCAGTCCTTAAAGAGCAAGTACTGGATGATGAGGCTTTGCAGACAGCCTTGTGTGAAGTTGAGGCGATTATGAATGACAGACCAATCACTACTGTAACAAATGACCCTAATGATCTAGAACCCCTGACTCCGaaccatctgcttcatctgaaggCTAAGCCAGTCCTGCCACCAGGACTATTCCAGAGAAGCGACCTATACTCACGAAGGAGATGGAAGCAAGTACAATATATCACTGACCTCTTCTGGAAGAGATGGATCAGGGAGTATCTTCCACTTATGCAGGAGCGGAACAAGTGGAACAAAACTAAGAGAAACTTCAGTCCTGGTGACCTCGTGGTCATCGTCGATGACACCGCCCCAAGGAACTCTTGGCTAATGGGGCGTGTGGTGGAGGCTTTGCCAGGGGCCAAAGGTCTTGTCCGGAGCGTCATGGTTAAGACTAAGACCAATATCTTACAGAGACCTATCAATAAACTCTGTCTGCTCCTTGAGGCGacggagtgacacacacacacacacagtgctccatCTTAGAATCACGTGCACCTCTGATTCGTTGATGTCGTACTCTTACATTctttgatgtcatacatttttggacGTCAAACTCTTGACATTTTTCGAAGTTGAACACCTTTACACTTCAACTCAGACTGGGATCTATGGACTATTTTCCTATATGGTaccttgtatatttgtatatagctATGAACTGCAATAGTGCTCTGGTATAGAATGTTTTGTGTATTGGCTCTACGTTTGAATTTAAAGTAATTGTTGTGCATTCAGTGCAGTCAACAATTAGGGGCCGgtatgttagagccgatttggacatatttgtataaaagaccgaacatatggagctccatgtatatttgtgtaaatgtattaaatattaatgtaaaagAAGGATGACCTGTCAGAAATGTCAAAGAAAGCACCCCACTATCCTGCACattgaaggaagagagggagtccttgctagatgcgggagcggtatagttttttgaccatacagacatacagacatacagacataccataatatgtattttccatatcaagtattttgtgctttaagttgattggagaatcatttatttgttagatataagaagaataaacatttttgttgcaccatatccctggatgtcatggaatgtttggccgtttggaaaccttgagtgtggactgtatgcgtaccaaacaaccccgcttcaggcttgggcagtggctatggtaaagacgaaaggaagccactacactCTGCATTTACATCATTTGAGCCTCTGGAAGCTCCGCAATTGCATCACACCCTTCATATGGagcctccgaccacattttcaGATCAAGCATGAATTGGCTTTTAGGCCTCTGCAATTAATAAGTTCACTCAGATGGgcacaaatatatatatgtgttacTGCTTTACTAAAACAAATCTCGGTCGACCAACCACCTAACAACCAAACAATCTACCAGTCGACTAATTGGGGTTAGAcctagacaggagagagggacagggtgaGAGGGGCAGGCTGAGAGGGGCAGGGTGAGAGGggcaggaaacagagggacaggagagagggacagggtgagaggggcagagaggaaagagagggacaggaaacagagggacaggagagagggacagggtgagaggggcagagaggaaagaaagagacaggaaacagaggaacaggaaacagaggggcagacaggaagagagggacagacagggagagagggacagacagggagagagggacagagagggacagacagggagagagggacagacagggagagagggacatacagggagagacggacagacagggagagagggacagacagggagagagggacagggtgagaggggcagagaggaaagagagggacaggaaagagagggacaggaaagagaggggcagagaggaaagagagggtcaggaaacagagggacaggaacagagggacaggaaacagaggggcaggaaagagagggacagacagggagagagggacagacagggagagagggacagagcgagagagggacagagcgagagagggacagacagggagggacagacagggagagagggacagggtgagaggggcagagaggaaagagagggacagacagggagagagggacagacagggagagggagacagggtgagagagggacagacagggagagggacagggtgaGAGcgggacagacagggagagagggacagacagggagagacggacagggtgagaggggcagagaggaaagagagggacaggaaacagagggacaggaaacagagggacagacagggagagagggacaggaaacagagggacaggagagagcgggacagacaggggagagaaagggacagacaggggagagaaagggacagacaggggagagagggggacagacaggggagagaaagggacagacaggggagagagggggacagacaggggagagagggggacagacaggggagagaaggggacagacaggggagagagggagggagatgaggaggagaaggagagaagagagggagagacttggATGAAGGGGGGGGgcgaagaggagaaggagagaagagagggagagacctggatgagaggggggaaaggagacgaggaggagaaggagagaagagagggagagacctggatgagaggggggaaaggagacgaggaggagaaggagagaagagagggagagacctggatgagagggggaaaggagacgaggaggagaaggagagaagagagggagagacctggatgagaggggggaaaggagacgaggaggagaaggagagaagagagggagagacctggatgagaggggggaaaggagacgaggaggagaaggagagaagagagggagagacctggatgagaggggggaaaggagacgaggaggagaaggagagaagagagggagagacctggatgagaggggggaaaggagacgaggaggagaaggagagaagagagggagagacctggatgagaggggggaaaggagacgaggaggagaaggagagaagagagggagagacctggatgagaggggggaaaggagacgaggaggagaaggagagaagagagggagagacctggatgagaggggggaaaggagacgaggaggagaaggagagaagagagggagagacctggatgagaggggggaaaggagacgaggaggagaaggagagaagagagggagagacctggatgagaggggggaaaggagacgaggaggagaaggagagaagagagggagagacctggatgagaggggggaaaggagacgaggaggagaaggagagaagagagggagagacctggatgagaggggggaaaggagatgaggaggagaaggagagaagagagggagagacttggatgagaggggggaaaggagacgaggaggagaaggagagaagagagggagagacctggatgagaggggggaaaggagacgaggaggagaaggagagaagagagggagagacctggatgagaggggggaaaggagacgaggaggagaaggagagaagagagggagagacctggatgagaggggggaaaggagacgaggaggagaaggagagaagagagggagagacctggatgagaggggggaaaggagacgaggaggagaaggagagaagagagggagagacttggATGGAGTTTGGGTTGGAAAGCTGGCGTTCCTTTCAGGAAGTGTTGTTCCTCACCGCTCTCCATAAACAGTGGAAAAGCGACCAGAAGAAAATGTCCCAGACTCACTATTtccactgtaaacacacacaacacccccccccccgcTCTCCaattccttctccctctccctccagccctctcccCAAAGCCCTGCATAAGCACAGAGTTCTGTCTCTAATATAGATTTTCCACCTAGTCCTTTTCCAACC includes these proteins:
- the LOC127916473 gene encoding uncharacterized protein LOC127916473; the protein is MVVLLDVFSRLHRGSLELFSPSLLSFSSSSPFPPLIQVSPSLLSFSSSSPFPPLIQVSPSLLSFSSSSPFPPLIQVSPSLLSFSSSSPFPPLIQVSPSLLSFSSSSPFPPLIQVSPSLLSFSSSSPFPPLIQVSPSLLSFSSSPPPFIQVSPSLLSFSSSSPSLSPLSVPFSPLSVPLSPLSVPLSPLSVPFSPLSVPLSPLSVPFSPLSVPFSPLSVPLSPVPLFPVPLSLSVPLFPVPLFPVPLFPLCPSHPVRLSLSVPLSLSVPLSPCPSPCLSLSHPVSLSLSVPLSLSVPLFPLCPSHPVPLSLSVPPCLSLSRSVPLSLCPSLPVCPSLPVCPSLSCPSVSCPSVPVPLFPDPLFPLCPSLSCPSLSCPSLSSLPLSPCPSLPVCPSLPVCPSLPVCPSLPVCPSLPVCPSLSLSPCLSLSPCLSLSSCLPLCFLFLCFLSLSFLSAPLTLSLSPVPLFPVPLFPLCPSHPVPLSCPSVSCPSHPAPLSLPLSPCPSLLSRSNPN